The Polypterus senegalus isolate Bchr_013 chromosome 1, ASM1683550v1, whole genome shotgun sequence genome includes a window with the following:
- the LOC120537802 gene encoding kyphoscoliosis peptidase-like — MTYWNFYLLTDELQKTELQKIRAIWTWIINNIAYDTEQSPRDPEEVFRRRKAKCVGQANLFKEMCRFAGIECVVISGQRHRWNAVCIEDRWHLLDVTWIKEEYFLTHPEIFQKDHTPHEEKWNLLNGNLKSNLISNEICLIL; from the exons ATGACGTACTGGAATTTCTATCTCTTGACCGACGAGCTTCAAAA GACAGAACTGCAGAAGATCCGAGCAATTTGGACATGGATAATCAACAATATCGCCTATG ACACTGAACAGAGTCCCAGGGATCCTGAAGAAGTGTTTCGAAGAAGAAAAGCAAAGTGTGTTGGCCAGGCTAACCTTTTCAAGGAAATGTGCAG gtTTGCAGGGATTGAGTGTGTCGTCATTTCTGGACAAAGACACAGATGGAATGCAGTTTGCATTGAAGACAGATGGCACCTTTTAGATGTTACATGGATTAA AGAGGAATATTTCTTGACACATCCTGAAATTTTTCAAAAGGATCACACACCACATGAAGAGAAGTGGAATCTACTGAATGGAAACttaaaatctaatctaataagCAATGAAATTTGCCTGATTTTATGA